The window TCGGGTGCAGGACCTGCTGATAATTTGATGATGAGCattttgagagaaaagagCAAAGAGAATGCATCCTTGTGTTTGCAGCACAAGTGAACCAATTCAGAGCCAATAAATAAGTTGGAAGATCAAGCATAAGAATCTAATGCGCAAGACCACAAACTCGATCTATATAATGTAATAGTGTTATAAACAGCTTTTTTCCATATATGAATGGTCACAGCGAATAACCcgacttttttttctcttcttcagtGCAAAGAGAAACCCAAATCTACTATATGCCTAAAATGTTCAAAGATGCATAAAACaggaaaatttttattcaatcAGCTGATATAGATAATAGGAAGCAGATGCAAAGTCAAAGGGAAttggagaaaaaagaataattaataaaacctATGAATCTTTCCAAGGCTGTTTTAGAGATGCTACTTGATGGAAAGGATGGCCTATGGCCCGAGGTTTTGAGGAATCATAAACAAGTGGAAAGAACCGAAGAATTGGTGACGCAACAAAGAAACGAAAGGAGACATTTATAGAAAGCACATCGGAGTAAATATCACTGAAACAGagatgggaaaagaaaatcaaaagtggaacaaataaaattcttgCTGCCTGCTGCTTTCTTATAATTCCTTGTAGCTTTTTTGTGGTGGACAGAAGACTGAACCTCATGATTATAAAAACTATTCGATCCttgagatttttcttttcctccttAACTAACTCCCAACCGACGTCCAGATTCTTCTTTATTAAGTTTTATCCAGCGTgacttaatatatatgatgtgACAGGACACTGAACCGGACAtgaggagaaggaggagatTAGAATCACATTGAGAGGGGCAACCTCTTACATTATGATCCCAGTATTCAACTTTCAACTGACATGGAAGAAAGAGATATAGCAGATGTTACTGTTATACTCACCATAGTTTGGTGGGGCCCATAATTAGCCATTAAGCCGCTGAAATACAGTTCAGCATTGTGAAGAGGAGGGCACACCTGATCATAAGACAACGGAAAGACTTATTTTGGAGATAGTCCCGAGCCTAAAAGgaagaatgaagagaaagaCAATTTAACTTACAAGCGACTGTCTGGAATCAAGCTGCGGCAGAGAAAATAATGTCTCTTGGGATATCACTGAAACGGCTGAATCCACCTGTCCTTCCATAGACTTCTGATCACTGGCATTACATTCTGAATAAAAGCGAAAAACTTTTAGGACAAGAGACATATATCAAGACAGTTTTTGAAGATAAGACATTTCACAAATCTCCGATGATGTGCCGAAACAAGCGATAGAAAGGCGAGAAGAACAACAGGAGATTCTGatctttaatttcattttttattttgaggTCTTAGGTTACACTTTACAAGACATGCATTAAGGAAATTACACTGCATTTGTGTTCTAATTCACCAAAGACATCAAAAGTCGCCGCCCACTAAACTTATTGAACAAAGGTCTTCTGCGAAAAAAGAATAGCAAGGGATGCAAGCGaagaaaagatataaaataaacGAACCTGTTTGCACGGAAACAGCAGCTTGTCCTGATCGATTGAGTTCATCATTTTGGTGCATTTCGGGGTAAGAATAAGACTGGCCTGTTGACTGAGTCGATGAGGACTCCTGATCTTGAAACTGAGAGGTCATCGTCTGCTTATAATTGCAAGAAGTTTGAAGAGGCACTATTCCCGTTTTCAAGCTCAAATTCTTGGACTGCTCACCCTGAGAGATGGTTGAATTTCCAATAGACATTTCACAGCTAACCGAATATGGGTCCATCATGCCAGAAGAACCGATACAAGAAATTTTCTTACTAAACCACTTTCATTCTCGGACTGAAACAGGGCTTCACAGGTAAATTGGTATACCCTGAAAAGGGAACAGAAGAGAACGATGTGCTATGGTATCAGATTGCCTCAACATCGTAGTCCCATCGTCACAATACTATAAGCTGCTATAATAATAGCACATCTTCAACAAAGGAGAAGATCGGAATAGTGCAAAAGATAATGAGAGAGGAAAGCCGCATAACCCCAAAGTGACAGTTATTTCTGACATTTCTCAGCAGCAATCTAAAGCAAACTATGATTGGACCAAAGTTTACCAAAATTTCTAGCAGCTAAAATGTTTCCTATTGCATACTTTTATTGCTTTAGGCCCGAGAAAATGGAGATACGAGGATCAGAAGTTTATGAAGCGGCAAAATAGCAAGAAGGTACGAAGTTGAAACAAAACATACGCAataacaatggtggaaaaacaATCATCACTCAATAGAAGATGCTAGCAAATGGGTCCTGCCATCGCATGCAAGTAAATCTGCGCCGGGTAATCCCagctagtatatatattaaccaCGAAATTGCCCAACTTAGCATCCCGATATCCAAAGCAGAAAACATTTAAGCTCAGTTCCGTGCCTTTCTACCAATAATTCTTCCACCGGCAGCAACTTTTGGGAAAAAACCGGCTGTTTAGCTGTCCACCAGAAGCTGAGAAGATTCTGAAAATACACTGATAGAACTACCAGATTAAGCACTACCCGATCTTCTGACCCGCCAAGAATCTCACTAAGAACACGAGACAACTAAAACCAGAGGCAGAAATGGAGACATTAACCCAAACCCGAGGCACCATAGCtcaacaagcaagcaagctcCTGAACTATGAAGAAACCGATGAAACAAAGCTCAAGAAACAGAAAACACAAATACCCAGTAAgcaaaatcattaattttatccGGAAGAACATGAAATTAGAAAGAAACAAACCTTCCACTTGGTAAAACAATGGAGAAAGACAAAGACTGTAAGTGGGGGTGCTTCTGATGACACCCTTAAAGACAGACACCTCCTGAAACATTCATGCCTATGAGATTAGACGAATTGGCTGAAACCTCAACTTACTGTTGGAGGTGTTCTGTATTGAATTAAATAGAGTTGTACATAACATGTTttaggaaataaataaatgcagaataattacataattatgATACAATCACTATACTAGGAAAGCTAGGATTTGAAATCACTATTTCCTCTATTACTCCCCCGCAAGCGCAACGGGGAGTCTTCCACGTGAAGCTTGGATCTGAGAGTAGAGAATCGAATAGAGGAGAGTCCCTTGGTAAGACCGTCAGCGAGTTGATCTTCagaattaataaattgaatatGAAGCTGACCTTGCATAAAACGTTCTCGAACAAAATGGTAATCAATTTCAATATGTTTTGTTCGAGCATGAAAGACAGGATTCGCCGTGAGATAAATGGCGGATATATTATCACACCAAAGCGTAGGAGCTTGATGTTGTGGAAAACCCAACTCTTGAAGCAGCGACTGAAGCCAAATTATCTCTGCAGTAGCATTAGCAAGACTTTTGTATTCAGACTCAGTGCTGGAACGAGAGACCGTGCGTTGTTTCTTCGAGCTCCAAGAAATTGGATTAGATCCAAGAAAAATGATGAAGCCACTAACAGACCGCCTATCATCAGGATTGCCTGCCCAGTCAGCATCAGAGTAACCATGAAGTGCTGAAATGGAGCCCGATCGAAGATGAAGACCATAAGTAATAGTACCTTTGAGATACCGTAAAATGCGCTTTACTGCAAGCCAATGAGTCACAGAGGGTTTATGCATGAATTGGCAGACTTGGTTAACGGCATAAGCAATATCTGGTCTAGTGAGAGACAGATACTGTAGACTTCCAACAACACTGCGGTAGAGAGAGGGATCCTCAAACGGGTGACCATCATGAAGAGACAGTCGAGAGCCAGCAGAAACAGGTGAACTGATAGGCTTGCAATCAAGCATGGATGTCCGGACAAGAATATCATGAATATACTTGGACTGCGTCAAATATAGGCCAGCAGAATCAGACTTAGCTTCCATGCCCAAGAAGAAATGAAGCGGACCAAGATCCTTCAGGGCAAATTCTTGGTGTAGTGCCGCTAAGATGGACTGGAACGGAGCACCCGGAGTCCCAGTTAAGATGATGTCGTCAACGTAAACCAGGAGATAAATAGCATAAGTCGAATGTTGGAGGATGAAAAGAGAAGAGTCTGCCTTCGAGTCATGAAATCCGAGCTTAAAGAGAAAATTACTTAGACGTTGAA of the Punica granatum isolate Tunisia-2019 chromosome 6, ASM765513v2, whole genome shotgun sequence genome contains:
- the LOC116210228 gene encoding nuclear transcription factor Y subunit A-6-like isoform X1, encoding MMDPYSVSCEMSIGNSTISQGEQSKNLSLKTGIVPLQTSCNYKQTMTSQFQDQESSSTQSTGQSYSYPEMHQNDELNRSGQAAVSVQTECNASDQKSMEGQVDSAVSVISQETLFSLPQLDSRQSLVCPPLHNAELYFSGLMANYGPHQTMQVLHPNLMGMGHPRVPLSFDPMKNEPIYVNPKQYHAILRRRQHRAKLKAQSKLSKDRKPYLHESRHLHAIRRLRGSGGQFLSTKKHQEESSQPASTIGGSKSRDSQTSVNRDVGSTRSCSDVTAEYIFPNSNSRFPGYVSGSSANGHKWLL
- the LOC116210228 gene encoding nuclear transcription factor Y subunit A-6-like isoform X2, which encodes MMDPYSVSCEMSIGNSTISQGEQSKNLSLKTGIVPLQTSCNYKQTMTSQFQDQESSSTQSTGQSYSYPEMHQNDELNRSGQAAVSVQTECNASDQKSMEGQVDSAVSVISQETLFSLPQLDSRQSLVCPPLHNAELYFSGLMANYGPHQTMVLHPNLMGMGHPRVPLSFDPMKNEPIYVNPKQYHAILRRRQHRAKLKAQSKLSKDRKPYLHESRHLHAIRRLRGSGGQFLSTKKHQEESSQPASTIGGSKSRDSQTSVNRDVGSTRSCSDVTAEYIFPNSNSRFPGYVSGSSANGHKWLL